Genomic segment of Bubalus kerabau isolate K-KA32 ecotype Philippines breed swamp buffalo chromosome 6, PCC_UOA_SB_1v2, whole genome shotgun sequence:
TGTTCAAATAGTTTAGGAATACATgtctcaaaggaaagaaaaagggaattccctggtgatccagtggttaagaacttgccTTCCAGTGAGGAGgacctggggttttgttttttttgtttgtttgttttgtttctggaaaactttatattaaaattcatttcttcCCCAAAAGACTATTGAAACTGCTAAGTCGACTACCTGGAAGACAATGTATGCAATGAAACACATATATTCCTGCTTTTTATTTTGGAGAACTATGCTACAAATGTTTCTATCATATGTGCTTAACAGTGGCTGAAAGATCAATGAAAAACAATATTTACCTTTGTGACCACATAAGACTGATGACTCATGACTGCATCTGCTGTTTGAAGCTGGTGTTCCTATTTTGTCAGCTACAATCCCAAAAGCTTTTTCCCTTACTCAGGTTCTTAGAACATCTATTTTCCTAAGGAATTCAGTGATAGTTCCAAGTAAAAACAGTAAGTGGTACAACTAactactcctgtttcctctcacAGTCAACCCTAATTTCTTTCTGTGAGACATAATGCTTACATCACCAAATTTTCCActggtaaaaaaaatcttcatgcttcttaattttgaaatttttcataaaatttaggGTTAAACTCTGGTTGGTAAATTTTTTAGACTAAGAACACTGGATAAGCTTTTCCTCATTGGTGTCAATTCTGGTGTCAAAGTCTTGAGCATTTACCGAAGCTTGTATGTGTTATAGATGGGTTCTCCGGTGTTTAATAAGGTGGGAATTTTGACTGAATTTTCCCCCACATTTGTGACATGTAAAGGGCTTCTGTCCTGTGTGAGTTCTTTGATGTGTGTGGAGATGTGAATTTTGACTGAAGCTTTTCCCACACCAGGAGCATTTATATGGTTTTGCTCCTTGGTGTGTTATTAAGTGCTTATTAAGATCTGACCTCCATCTAAACCTCTTATCACACTGTtgacatttatatggtttctcttcagtgtgaattctttggtgcttaatAAGGTCAGAGCTAACTCTGAAGCTTTTCCCACATTCCTGACATTTAAAAGGCTTCTCTGTTGCACATTCTTTCATATGAAGCTCCGTAAATTTCAGCAGCTCTTCTTCCCACCAGTtgaaaagtttctttctttccttcactgGAAAATCTTGGTGCCATTTCCCCAGCCTATGTACATCACCATGATTTTCTTTGCCCGTTGTTTTCTGATGAACATTCACACTGGCTTTTTTTGATACTATGTCTCCTGGTGCTTGTATTTCTAAGTCAGAAAGACACATAGGTTGATGATTTTCCATGTCATTTTTCAGCTTTATCTCCGAAAGCAGCTCTCCAGGATTGTCTTTGAACACCGGAGATCCTTGAATATATGGCTTTTCCTCTTGCTCTAAACAGGAGATTACTTTAGGTTTGGGGAGCACAAATAATGCTAGAGAGATGACGGTCTCATAGTTTTCTTGCATTGCGTCATGGTAGAGGGCCTTCTGAGTGGAATCCAGTAGTTCCCATTCTTCCTGGGAAAAGTATATGGCCACTTCTTcaaatttcagcaaactctgagaCTCAGGCAAGATGAACTCAGGTGTCATTGTCCAATCTTTGATGTTTGTTTGCTCAGGAAAGGCTAGGATCTGGTAAGTAGGTACCACCCTTTCACATACAGGCTCAGGTACTTTGTGGGTATTTCTGCTCAGCAGCTCTTGTAGACCCTGGTGTATATTCCAGACTTCTTCCTCCTGGGACATGCCCACTGGCTGGGACTCTGCTGGCTTCAGCTGGAAGCCTGGGGCCTCTGCTGCTTCTCCCAAGAGCACTGCCTCCTTTCCCAGCTCCTGGACTGAAGCCTTCATATCTACTGTCATCGTTCTGATCTAGGAACAATTCTGCTCCTGTGCTGGATACACCACCAGCTCCAGATCTGACAGCTGAGGCCCAGTCTGGTCTGGaacaaaatcaatgaaacaatcTTCTTCCTTTATCCTTCTGGGAAGATGAAGCTGGTCTTCATCTGGTCAggaagctaggatcccacatgccacagggcaactaagcctgatcccctcaactagagaaaagcccaagggCCACAATGCAAGActctgagtgctgcaactaagaccaaaagtaaagaaataataataatttttaaaaaggcaagaagAGGGAATTCCCTAGGTGTCAGATATGGAGCAGTAGGTGAGGTTATGTAGCCCTCAAGAGGACTAGAGATGGGCTGTAGAGGctggtgtttattttttaaatttattttattttattattattatacatcaacatgcatatgccatgggtgtacacatgttccccatcctgaacccctctcccacctccctccccataccatccctctgggtcatcccagtgcagagGCTCGTGTTTAAAAGCCCACAGGTCTGGCATTTAATGAGGACCTGGGGCTGGAGTCAGGACTTAGCTGCCATCCACAAACAGGAATCTGAGTGTCCTTCCACCCTCTCAGGTTCTCAGCAAGAAGAGAGAGTTAGTCCTCCCAGACTGGAATCATATAATTGGAACTTTATGTCTGTTATACCACATAACATGTGGGACCTGCATTCCGAAAGTAGCAAAATTCAAATCAATCCACAAACATAAAAAAGGGTCTTATCTAGAGTCAGGGGACTCAAAACAGTACCTGAGCAGAGGCAACCAAATGGAGTTTCCCCAATAGataccccctcccacccctacaAGCCAGGTCACATGAGTAACAATTCCTTGAACAAGAATTATACATGTGAAGAAATGCAATACCATTTAAGTACAACATACACACTCCTGAAGAAGTAAAGCTATTAGAACAatctaaaagagaaattaaaaataaatacactggAGATGTGTgaata
This window contains:
- the LOC129656462 gene encoding zinc finger protein 75A-like, with the protein product MTVDMKASVQELGKEAVLLGEAAEAPGFQLKPAESQPVGMSQEEEVWNIHQGLQELLSRNTHKVPEPVCERVVPTYQILAFPEQTNIKDWTMTPEFILPESQSLLKFEEVAIYFSQEEWELLDSTQKALYHDAMQENYETVISLALFVLPKPKVISCLEQEEKPYIQGSPVFKDNPGELLSEIKLKNDMENHQPMCLSDLEIQAPGDIVSKKASVNVHQKTTGKENHGDVHRLGKWHQDFPVKERKKLFNWWEEELLKFTELHMKECATEKPFKCQECGKSFRVSSDLIKHQRIHTEEKPYKCQQCDKRFRWRSDLNKHLITHQGAKPYKCSWCGKSFSQNSHLHTHQRTHTGQKPFTCHKCGGKFSQNSHLIKHRRTHL